A portion of the Bombus pascuorum chromosome 8, iyBomPasc1.1, whole genome shotgun sequence genome contains these proteins:
- the LOC132910034 gene encoding microtubule-actin cross-linking factor 1, isoforms 1/2/3/4 isoform X30 — protein MSTQAYYKERLGFDPADTVAEHHREQRSQHGYEESLSKFKDERDAIQKKTFTKWVNKHLKKASRHVGDLFEDLRDGHNLISLLEVLSGEHLPRERGRMRFHMLQNVQMALDFLRYKKIKLVNIRAEDIVDGNPKLTLGLIWTIILHFQISDIVVGQESNVTAREALLRWARRSTARYPGVRVTDFTGSWRDGLAFSALIHRNRPDLVDWKGARASQPRERLDRVFYVAEREYGVTRLLDPEDVDTPEPDEKSLITYISSLYDVFPEPPTIHPLYDAEDQRRSEEYRELASSLHMWIREKMCLMQERVFPPTLIEMKNLAAGSTKFKNEEVPPRYRDKQRLSYIFRDLQKYFEAVGEVDIEPHLRIEVIEENWNRLMMLHQEREQAIIDEIKRLERLQRLAEKVHREMKATDNRLEELERRVEDEARRLDRLHPLEAKHAVDLLEQDIRNTEVQIQNIFPDVHTLTEGRYSQAAELRKRVQKLHQRWVALRSLLHKRLVQPLSAVSFPVEERVVTKHRTTVHETRLVDTNPHFRALHDCIDWCKAKIKQLQDADYGSDLPSVQNELEVHQREHKNIEQFHPKVERCVQAKSHFHAEELTLYSQHLTVLQKLHTELLAASNKRLSDLDTLHDFIQSATNELVWLSSKEETEVTRDWSDKNLNVQSIEQYYESLMSDLEKREIQFSAVQDRGEALVLQHHPAAKTIEAYMSAMQSQWTWLLQLTLCLEVHLKHAAQSQQFFRDVQQAEQWISKRDESLNTIYSQSEFSLDEGERLLKGMQELREELNSYGDHVQKLVDQAKDVVPMKQRRQPVTRPMQVTCVCSYKQVNMSIEKGEQCTLYDNSGRIKWRVKNQEGVESPVPGVCFALQPPDKDALDAAERLRRQYDRSVGLWQRKQLRLRQNMIFATIKVVKGWDLPQFLAMGQDQRTAIRKALNEDAEKLLSEGDPADPQLRRLKRETAEVNKLFDELEKRARAEEESKNAGRIFNEQISAIQEALDEAERVLNTRIAAPLPRDIDSLEHLVLQHKDFEQTLKRQTPDLDKVQQTFRGITLKTPAMRNKLDAVTTKWTNIWNSSNLYIERLKCVEIVLSSLEENTTSVSELEVKLASFDELPPDLKGLQNVLEDLMVLQNAISQQQTAMDKLNEDTQNARHVVEKSRPSHRGSHSDMDRLDDEVNKLNSRWTNLCAQLVERVRSAEAAYGLAQQLEHAYRNEVDFIDESYEKLEVENAKNLLNKVVERAPAIEAVNVTGSRLIREGKIYGQRLRAFTEQLEDICPSLDASVKKPRREFVSTVDDVARDLDTLNKRYTTLVDLLQERVTQLAAQQTEETSQQFQEALEGLQKWLTDTEEMVSNQKSPSSDYNVVKAQLQEQKFLKKMLMDQQNSMSSSYNMGQEVAAEAEPKERKKIEKQLKDLMARFDNLTESAAKRMEALEQAMGVAKQFQDKLIPLQTWLDKTEKRVRDMELVPTDEEKIQQRVTEHDGLHEDILSKKPEFSELTEVASQLMSLVGEDEAAALADKLQDAADRYAALVERSESLGNLLQRSRQGLRHLVLSYQELQAWMEGMEIRLSKYRVLAVHTEKLLQQMEDLADLTEEVSTRQTEVDSTTDTGLELMKHISSDEALQLKDKLDSLQRRFNDLVSRGSDLLKHAQESLPLVQQFHDNHNRLMDWMQAAESALQSAEPREDEIIRLEMEISEYRPVLDKINAVGPQLSQLSPGEGAATIEALVTRDNRRFAAIAEQIQRKAERLQLSKQRSLEVIGDIDDLLEWFHEVDNQLREAEPPSSEPEIIRVQLKEHKALNDDISSQKGRVRDVISTAKKVIRENGQYEDKSTIRENMEDLRETMEIVSGLSMDRLGALEQALPLAEHLRDTHIDLVSWLEEAEQQVAMLPMPALRPDLIAAQQDKNEFLVQSINEHKPLVEKLNKTGEALLKLCNEEEGIKIQDILEADTTRYAALRAELRGRQQTLEQALQESSQFSDKLEGMLRALSSTADQVNGAEPISAHPGRLRDQMEENSALVDELAQRSEAYAAVRRAADDVISKAGNRADPAVKDIKRKLDKLNKLWSDVQKSTTDRGQTLDEALAIAEKFWSELNGVMSTLRELQDALAGQAPPAAQPAAIQQQQVALQEIRHEIDQTKPDVEQVRASGHELMGLCGEPDKPDVRKHIEDLDQAWDNVTALYARREENLIDAMEKAMEFHETLQNLLEFLQEAEDKFSSMGLLGSDIDEVKKQIKQLANFKAEVDPHMVKVEALNRSLIRQAAELTERTSSEQAAAIKEPLGAVNRRWDGLLRGLVERQRLLENALLRLGQFQHALDELLVWIEKTDDTLDNLKAVAGDPQVIEVELAKLKVLVNDIQAHQTSVDTLNDAGRQLIEDGKGTAEASTTAEKLGTLNRRWRDLLQRAADRQRELEDALREAQTFTAEIQDLLSWLGDVDNTIVASKPVGGLPETASEQLERFMEVYNELEQNRLKVESVLQQGQAYLKRADSTSAGGLNHNLRTLKQRWDNVTARASDKKIKLEIALKEATEFHDALQSFVDWLTNAEKILTNLKPVSRVMETILGQIEEHKAFQKDVGVHRETMLNLDKKGTHLKYFSQKQDVILIKNLLISVQHRWERVVSKSAERTRALDHGYKEAREFHDAWSNIMNWLDETEKTLDEVASDGALGGNDPEKIKARLNKHRELQKALSAKQGTYDATMKNGKSLKDKAPKSDEFALKELLNELKNKWTTVCGKCVDRQRKLEEALLFSGQFKDAIQALLEWLSKSEKQLADTGPLYGDLDTVMNLVEQHKTFEKDLESRVSQMESVIKTGRELLAKATPDDASAIGSQLAEINNLWDTVTKLSSDKTERLQEALREAERLHKAVHVLLEWLSDAEMKLRFAGQLPEDEQESRNQLMEHEKFLRELSTKEIEKDQTLELAHVILAKAHPDGALVIKHWITIIQSRWEEVSTWAQQRNQRLENHMRGLQDLDNLLEELLSWLEGLENTLNALEAEPLPDDKATLEMLIVDHREFMENTSRRQNEVDRVCKARQIKSAKDTMKITKAKSPAPTRASPGRERTPDSLPHIGPRFPPKGSKGAEPEFRSPRVKLLWDRWRHVWMLAWERQRRLQDKYNYIQELDRVANFSWEDWRKRFLKFMNHKKSRLTDLFRKMDKNNDGLIPREDFIQGIMNTKFETSRLEMGAVADLFDRHGEGLIDWKEFIAALRPDWEERRTYNDTDKIHDEVKRLVMLCTCRQKFRVFQVGEGKYRFGDSQKLRLVRILRSTVMVRVGGGWVALDEFLLKNDPCRVFLMPIPDPNKPEQHEGWCPLAKGRTNIELREQFILADGVSQTMTAFRSKPSPTSTLQRTPISSANAGPITKVRERSARSVPMGQSRASRSSLSAGTPDSLSDNESSFKLGSARKTSTPYRSSMTPGGSRPSSRPTSRPTSRPTSRPGSRPASRQGSKPPSRYGSTQSLDSTDDSTNVSRIPRRTAVSTTGNTPTSSRHNSVSGKRLSVNGSSSRPRTPTGLVSPASGVPARFGTIHRASSIPTLTGVGTPISRSRIPVYVGTDIKSPQSTTSNISTHSTQSNYSTVSTDSTGSSSMCTNSATNTSSAVKRARTRTPSSGSSTPLPPSLKLSRKPSGASDTSVSTTPATKRKGKPTPIDQRAPFRL, from the exons GCCAGCAGACATGTCGGAGATCTGTTCGAAGACCTGCGGGACGGGCACAACCTCATTTCCTTGCTGGAGGTACTCTCGGGCGAGCATCTT cCGCGAGAGAGAGGTCGGATGCGTTTCCACATGCTGCAGAATGTACAAATGGCTCTTGACTTTTTGCGCTATAAGAAGATCAAGCTCGTTAATATTCGTGCTGAAGACATTGTCGATGGAAACCCAAAGTTGACTCTAGGTTTGATATGGACCATCATACTTCACTTCCAG aTATCCGATATTGTAGTGGGTCAGGAATCGAACGTGACTGCCCGTGAAGCTCTTCTGAGATGGGCCAGACGATCGACGGCGCGTTATCCTGGAGTGCGCGTTACGGACTTTACCGGATCGTGGAGGGATGGGCTAGCTTTCAGCGCATTAATCCATCGAAACAGACCAGATCTGGTCGATTGGAAAGGTGCTCGTGCTAGTCAACCACGAGAGCGGCTCGATCGGGTCTTCTACGTCGCGGAGCGCGAGTATGGCGTTACGAGGCTTCTCGATCCTGAAG ATGTGGACACTCCTGAACCGGATGAGAAGTCCTTGATAACGTACATCTCTTCGCTCTACGACGTGTTCCCGGAGCCGCCAACGATTCACCCGTTGTACGATGCCGAGGACCAGAGGCGCTCGGAGGAATATAGAGAGCTAGCTAGTTCCCTCCACATGTGGATCCGCGAAAAGATGTGCCTGATGCAGGAACGTGTCTTCCCGCCGACCttaatagaaatgaaaaatttggcGGCCGGCAGCACGAAATTCAAGAATGAGGAAGTACCGCCCAGATACAGAGACAAGCAACGACTTTCTTACATCTTCAGGGATTTGCAAAAGTACTTCGAAGCGGTCGGTGAGGTGGACATTGAACCTCACTTACGTATCGAGGTTATTGAAGAAAATTGGAATAGATTGATGATGCTGCATCAGGAAAGAGAACAGGCGATAATCGACGAAATTAAACG ACTCGAACGACTGCAACGACTAGCAGAGAAAGTGCACAGAGAGATGAAGGCGACCGACAATCGATTGGAGGAGCTCGAGAGACGAGTGGAGGACGAAGCCAGACGTCTCGATCGACTTCATCCTCTGGAAGCGAAACATGCGGTGGATCTTTTGGAACAGGATATTCGTAACACCGAGGTCCAGatccaaaatatttttccagacGTGCATACACTTACCGAGGGGCGATACAGTCAGGCGGCCGAACTTCGCAAAAG AGTTCAGAAGCTACATCAACGGTGGGTCGCCCTGCGATCTCTTCTTCATAAACGTTTGGTACAGCCGCTGTCGGCCGTATCTTTCCCGGTAGAAGAACGCGTCGTTACGAAACACCGTACTACCGTCCATGAAACCCGATTGGTCGACACCAATCCACATTTCCGTGCGTTACACGACTGCATCGACTGGTGTAAGGCGAAGATCAAACAGCTCCAGGATGCAGACTATGGCTCCGATTTACCTAGCGTGCAGAACGAACTGGAGGTTCACCAAAGGGAACACAAGAATATCGAGCAGTTCCATCCTAAAGTGGAGAGATGTGTGCAGGCTAAGAGCCACTTTCACGCCGAGGAACTGACATTGTATAGCCAACATCTAACTGTTCTTCAAAAACTTCACACTGAATTATTGGCGGCCTCGAATAAGAGACTTTCCGATTTGGACACTCTACATGACTTTATACAATCGGCGACTAATGAACTAGTTTGGCTGAGTTCTAAGGAGGAGACGGAGGTGACACGCGATTGGAGTGACAAGAATTTGAATGTGCAAAGTATCGAGCAGTATTACGAg TCCCTTATGAGTGACCTAGAGAAGCGGGAGATTCAATTCTCCGCGGTGCAAGATCGAGGCGAAGCTCTGGTCCTTCAACATCATCCCGCCGCGAAAACCATCGAAGCTTACATGTCCGCTATGCAGAGTCAATGGACCTGGCTTCTTCAATTAACTCTTTGTCTAGAAGTCCATCTGAAACACGCAGCACAGAGTCAACAATTTTTCCGGGATGTTCAACAGGCTGAACAGTGGATCTCGAAGAGAGATGAATCACTCAACACCATTTATTCCCAATCAGAATTCTCCTTGGACGAGGGTGAACGTTTATTGAAGGGTATGCAAGAACTACGCGAAGAATTGAATAGTTACGGCGATCATGTGCAGAAACTGGTTGATCAAGCGAAGGACGTGGTTCCTATGAAGCAACGTCGACAGCCCGTGACACGACCTATGCAAGTTACATGTGTCTGCAGCTACAAACAAGTTAAT ATGTCGATTGAGAAGGGCGAACAATGTACGTTATACGACAACTCTGGTAGGATAAAATGGCGCGTAAAGAATCAAGAGGGCGTCGAGTCCCCTGTTCCAGGCGTCTGCTTTGCTCTTCAGCCACCTGACAAGGATGCTCTCGATGCTGCAGAAAGATTGCGACGACAATATGACCGAAGTGTTGGATTATGGCAACGGAAACAGCTTCGATTACGACAAAACATGATTTTCGCGACCATCAAAGTGGTCAAAGGCTGGGATCTACCGCAGTTCTTGGCTATGGGCCAGGATCAGAGAACTGCTATCAGAAAAGCCTTAAACGAGGATGCTGAGAAATTGCTGTCCGAGGGCGACCCTGCTGATCCACAATTGAGGCGACTGAAGCGAGAAACGGCCGAAGTGAACAAATTGTTTGATGAACTAGAGAAACGTGCCAGAGCGGAGGAAGAGTCAAAGAACGCGGGACGTATTTTCAACGAACAGATTTCTGCCATTCAAGAAGCATTAGACGAAGCAGAGAGAGTTCTGAACACTCGCATAGCTGCGCCATTGCCGAGAGACATCGACAGCTTAGAACATCTGGTTCTGCAACACAAAGATTTTGAACAAACTCTCAAACGTCAAACGCCAGATCTAGATAAAGTTCAACAAACTTTCCGTGGTATTACTTTGAAGACTCCAGCCATGAGAAACAAGCTCGACGCTGTTACCACCAAATGGACAAATATTTGGAACTCAAGCAATCTGTACATCGAGCGGCTAAAGTGTGTTGAGATCGTGCTTTCTAGTCTTGAGGAGAACACAACCTCGGTATCCGAATTGGAAGTGAAATTGGCGTCGTTTGACGAGCTGCCACCGGATCTGAAGGGATTACAGAATGTACTAGAAGATCTGATGGTGCTTCAAAATGCCATCTCTCAACAGCAAACTGCAATGGATAAACTGAACGAAGATACGCAGAACGCAAGACACGTTGTTGAAAAGTCGAGACCAAGTCATCGTGGCTCTCATTCTGATATGGATCGCTTAGACGATGAAGTGAACAAACTAAACTCCAGATGGACCAATCTATGTGCTCAGTTGGTTGAAAGAGTTCGCAGCGCGGAAGCAGCCTATGGCCTAGCTCAACAGTTAGAACATGCCTACCGTAACGAGGTCGACTTCATTGACGAATCGTACGAAAAACTCGAAGTGGAGAATGCGAAG AATCTATTGAACAAGGTGGTAGAACGAGCGCCGGCGATCGAAGCAGTAAATGTGACAGGCAGTCGATTGATTCGCGAAGGAAAG ATCTACGGACAAAGGCTTCGAGCGTTCACGGAACAGCTGGAAGATATCTGCCCGTCTTTGGATGCTTCGGTGAAAAAACCGCGACGAGAGTTCGTCTCAACGGTTGACGACGTCGCTCGTGATCTAGATACTCTGAACAAGAGGTACACCACGCTCGTGGATCTTCTTCAGGAACGGGTTACACAGCTGGCAGCGCAACAAACCGAGGAGACATCTCAACAG TTCCAGGAGGCTCTGGAGGGTCTTCAGAAATGGCTGACGGACACAGAGGAAATGGTATCCAACCAGAAATCACCATCATCGGATTACAACGTAGTCAAGGCGCAATTACAAGAGCAAAAATTCCTGAAGAAGATGCTAATGGACCAGCAAAACTCAATGTCCTCCTCGTACAATATGGGCCAAGAAGTGGCGGCTGAGGCGGAGCCTAAGGAACGGAAGAAGATCGAGAAACAACTGAAAGATTTGATGGCAAGATTTGATAATCTTACGGAAAGTGCTGCTAAGAGAATGGAAGCACTTGAACAAGCGATGGGAGTAGCGAAACAGTTCCAGGATAAACTGATACCACTTCAAACTTGGCTGGACAAGACCGAAAAACGCGTAAGAGATATGGAGTTGGTTCCAACGGACGAGGAAAAAATCCAGCAACGCGTTACCGAACACGATGGCCTTCACGAGGATATTCTGTCAAAGAAACCTGAATTCAGTGAACTTACAGAGGTTGCTAGTCAACTAATGTCTCTGGTAGGCGAAGATGAAGCCGCTGCTTTGGCTGACAAACTTCAGGATGCGGCTGATAGATACGCTGCATTGGTCGAACGATCGGAATCTCTTGGTAACTTGCTTCAACGTTCGAGACAGGGTTTACGTCATCTGGTACTCAGTTATCAAGAACTTCAGGCTTGGATGGAGGGTATGGAAATCAGATTGTCGAAATACAGAGTGCTGGCAGTGCATACGGAGAAGCTTCTTCAACAAATGGAAGACCTAGCTGACTTGACCGAAGAGGTTTCGACTCGACAGACAGAAGTAGACAGTACCACCGATACTGGATTGGAATTAATGAAACACATATCGAGCGACGAGGCGCTTCAATTGAAAGATAAACTCGATTCTTTGCAACGGCGATTTAATGATTTGGTTAGTCGAGGTTCCGACTTGCTGAAGCACGCGCAAGAGTCTCTTCCATTGGTGCAACAATTCCATGATAATCATAATCGTTTAATGGATTGGATGCAAGCTGCAGAATCGGCTCTGCAATCAGCCGAACCTCGCGAAGATGAAATTATTAGATTAGAAATGGAGATATCGGAATATAGACCAGTTCTAGACAAGATCAACGCCGTTGGACCGCAGTTGTCTCAGTTATCTCCGGGTGAAGGGGCAGCGACTATCGAAGCTCTAGTCACCAGAGACAACAGGAGATTCGCCGCCATTGCCGAGCAGATTCAACGAAAGGCTGAGAGGCTTCAGCTGAGTAAGCAACGTTCGCTGGAAGTGATCGGTGATATTGACGATTTACTAGAATGGTTCCATGAAGTGGATAATCAATTAAGGGAAGCAGAACCACCAAGCAGCGAACCGGAAATCATCAGGGTACAATTGAAGGAGCATAAAGCCTTGAACGACGACATATCCAGTCAGAAAGGACGTGTTAGGGATGTGATATCCACAGCAAAGAAGGTGATCCGTGAAAATGGTCAATACGAGGACAAATCTACGATCAGAGAAAATATGGAGGACTTACGAGAAACCATGGAAATTGTTTCCGGTCTTTCAATGGATAGACTCGGTGCTTTGGAACAAGCTTTGCCATTGGCTGAACATTTACGCGACACTCACATTGATTTAGTCAGCTGGTTAGAAGAGGCTGAACAACAAGTCGCAATGCTTCCTATGCCTGCGTTAAGACCCGATCTAATAGCCGCCCAACAGGACAAGAACGAGTTCCTCGTGCAGAGCATCAACGAACACAAACCTTTGGTCGAGAAGTTGAACAAAACTGGTGAAGCATTGTTGAAGCTGTGCAACGAAGAAGAAGGTATCAAAATACAGGACATATTGGAAGCAGACACCACTCGATATGCAGCCCTCAGAGCAGAACTTCGTGGTCGACAGCAGACTCTCGAACAGGCACTTCAGGAATCTTCTCAGTTCTCCGACAAGCTGGAAGGAATGCTGCGTGCTCTCTCATCAACTGCCGATCAAGTAAATGGCGCCGAACCGATCAGCGCTCATCCTGGTCGGTTAAGAGATCAGATGGAAGAGAATTCCGCTCTGGTCGACGAATTGGCTCAAAGATCCGAGGCCTATGCGGCTGTGAGGAGGGCCGCCGATGACGTGATCAGCAAGGCAGGTAACAGAGCTGATCCAGCCGTAAAGGACATCAAACGGAAGCTGGACAAATTGAACAAACTATGGAGCGACGTGCAAAAGTCGACGACCGACAGAGGTCAAACGTTAGACGAAGCTTTGGCGATCGCCGAAAAATTCTGGTCCGAGTTGAATGGCGTGATGTCTACTCTGCGAGAGCTTCAGGATGCTCTTGCTGGTCAGGCGCCACCAGCAGCTCAACCTGCTGCCATCCAACAGCAACAGGTTGCCTTGCAGGAGATTAGGCACGAAATCGACCAAACGAAACCAGATGTCGAGCAAGTACGAGCTTCTGGTCACGAGTTGATGGGTCTTTGTGGTGAGCCAGACAAACCAGATGTTAGAAAGCATATCGAAGATTTGGATCAAGCCTGGGATAATGTGACTGCCCTATATGCCAGAAGAGAGGAAAATCTGATCGATGCTATGGAGAAAGCCATGGAGTTCCACGAGACCTTGCAAAATCTTCTGGAGTTCCTACAAGAAGCCGAGGACAAGTTCTCCAGTATGGGACTGCTAGGAAGCGATATCGACGAAGTTAAAAAACAGATCAAACAATTGGCCAATTTCAAAGCCGAAGTAGATCCTCACATGGTCAAGGTCGAAGCTCTAAACAG GAGTCTGATAAG ACAAGCTGCCGAACTGACAGAGAGAACGTCCTCGGAACAAGCTGCAGCCATCAAAGAACCGCTTGGTGCCGTTAACAGACGGTGGGACGGACTGCTTCGAGGCCTCGTGGAGAGGCAAAGGCTCTTGGAGAACGCGTTACTACGTCTAGGACAATTCCAGCATGCTCTAGACGAATTGCTGGTATGGATCGAGAAGACGGACGACACTTTGGACAACTTGAAGGCCGTGGCCGGTGATCCTCAAGTGATCGAAGTGGAATTAGCTAAACTGAAAGTACTTGTAAATGATATTCAAGCCCATCAGACCAGCGTGGACACTCTGAACGACGCTGGAAGACAGTTAATAGAGGATGGAAAGGGAACAGCCGAAGCTTCGACGACTGCTGAGAAATTGGGTACTTTGAATCGTCGTTGGCGCGATTTGTTGCAACGTGCTGCTGATCGTCAACGAGAATTGGAAGATGCGCTTAGAGAAGCGCAAACCTTTACGGCGGAGATACAGGACCTTTTGTCTTGGCTGGGTGATGTGGACAACACTATAGTAGCTTCAAAACCTGTTGGAGGATTGCCGGAAACAGCTTCAGAACAGTTAGAACGCTTTATGGAAGTGTACAACGAATTGGAACAAAATCGTTTGAAAGTTGAATCGGTTCTTCAACAAGGACAAGCGTACTTGAAGCGTGCTGATTCTACTAGTGCCGGTGGTCTGAATCACAACTTGAGGACTTTGAAACAACGATGGGATAATGTGACTGCTCGCGCAAGTGATAAAAAGATCAAGCTCGAGATCGCTCTGAAAGAGGCTACAGAGTTCCACGATGCACTTCAATCGTTTGTCGATTGGTTAACCAACGCGGAGAAGATTCTGACGAATCTGAAACCTGTGTCGAGGGTAATGGAAACTATCCTCGGACAGATAGAGGAACACAAAGCGTTTCAGAAGGACGTTGGAGTTCATCGTGAGACTATGCTGAACCTCGATAAGAAGGGCACGCATTTGAAATACTTTTCACAGAAACAGGACGTGATTCTAATCAAAAACTTGTTGATAAGTGTGCAACACAGATGGGAAAGAGTAGTTTCGAAGTCTGCAGAGAGAACCAGGGCTCTTGATCACGGATACAAAGAGGCCAGAGAATTCCACGATGCTTGGTCCAATATAATGAACTGGCTCGACGAAACGGAGAAAACTTTGGACGAGGTTGCCAGTGATGGCGCCCTTGGAGGAAATGATCCAGAGAAGATCAAGGCCAGACTGAATAAGCATCGTGAATTGCAGAAAGCTCTCAGCGCCAAACAGGGTACCTATGACGCAActatgaaaaatggaaaatcatTAAAAGACAAAGCGCCTAAAAGTGATGAATTTGCTTTGAAAGAACTTTTGAATGAGTTGAAGAACAAGTGGACCACTGTTTGTGGTAAGTGCGTGGATAGACAGAGGAAGCTCGAGGAAGCATTGTTGTTCTCGGGACAATTCAAGGACGCTATTCAGGCGTTGCTGGAATGGCTTAGTAAGTCTGAGAAGCAGCTGGCAGACACCGGTCCACTTTATGGCGACCTTGACACTGTAATGAATTTGGTTGAACAACATAAGACCTTCGAGAAGGATCTCGAATCCAGAGTCTCTCAGATGGAATCCGTAATCAAAACGGGTCGCGAGCTTCTTGCTAAGGCGACGCCTGATGATGCATCTGCTATAGGATCACAGCTtgctgaaataaataatctttggGACACGGTAACCAAGTTGTCCTCTGACAAGACTGAACGACTCCAAGAAGCCCTCAGAGAGGCTGAACGCCTTCACAAGGCAGTTCACGTACTTCTGGAGTGGCTGAGCGATGCTGAAATGAAGCTGAGATTTGCTGGACAGTTGCCGGAAGATGAACAGGAGAGCAGGAATCAGTTGATGGAACACGAAAAGTTCTTGCGTGAATTAAGCACcaaggaaattgaaaaagatcAAACTTTGGAGCTGGCTCACGTGATTCTTGCAAAGGCACACCCTGATGGAGCTTTGGTTATCAAACATTGGATCACGATTATTCAATCCAGATGGGAAGAGGTTTCCACCTGGGCCCAACAAAGGAATCAAAGATTGGAGAATCATATGCGAGGACTTCAG GACCTCGACAATCTTCTGGAAGAACTACTGTCATGGTTAGAAGGTTTGGAGAACACTCTCAACGCTCTTGAAGCTGAGCCTCTACCAGACGATAAAGCTACTTTAGAAATGCTGATTGTGGATCACAGAGAATTTATGGAGAACACCAGTCGAAGACAGAACGAAGTTGACCGCGTCTGTAAAGCCAGACAGATCAAATCTGCGAAAGATACGATGAAGATAACGAAGGCTAAGTCACCTGCCCCAAC CCGAGCCAGCCCAGGCCGTGAGAGAACGCCCGATTCGTTGCCGCACATCGGCCCACGGTTCCCACCCAAAGGAAG CAAAGGTGCCGAACCGGAGTTCCGTAGTCCGAGAGTAAAACTGCTGTGGGACAGGTGGAGACACGTTTGGATGTTGGCGTGGGAACGTCAACGTCGTTTACAGGataagtataattatatcCAAGAACTGGACCGTGTCGCAAACTTCAGCTGGGAGGATTGGCGCAAGAGA TTCCTGAAATTCATGAACCACAAAAAGTCCAGATTAACAGATCTCTTCAGGAAAATGGATAAGAATAACGACGGACTGATTCCACGCGAGGACTTCATTCAAGGAATCATGAACACTA AATTCGAGACTTCACGGTTAGAAATGGGAGCGGTCGCAGATTTGTTCGATCGCCACGGTGAAGGATTGATAGATTGGAAGGAATTCATCGCGGCTCTAAGACCAGACTGGGAGGAACgcagaacgtataacgacactGACAAGATTCACGATGAAGTAAAACGATTGGTGATGCTTTGTACTTGTCGCCAGAAATTCCGTGTATTTCAAGTTGGCGAAGGAAAATATAGG TTTGGAGACAGTCAGAAGTTGCGGTTGGTACGGATTCTACGATCGACCGTGATGGTACGAGTCGGTGGTGGATGGGTAGCATTGGacgaatttctattaaaaaatgatccTTGCCGCG TTTTTCTAATGCCGATACCGGACCCTAACAAACCGGAACAACATGAGGGTTGGTGTCCGCTCG CCAAGGGAAGAACGAATATCGAGCTGCGAGAACAATTCATATTGGCGGATGGCGTCAGCCAGACAATGACGGCGTTCAGATCGAAACCGAGCCCAACCTCGACGCTGCAGCGTACGCCAATCTCATCCGCGAATGCCGGACCCATCACCAAG GTGAGGGAACGCAGCGCTCGCAGCGTTCCCATGGGACAATCGCGAGCATCGCGCTCATCGTTGAGCGCCGGAACGCCGGACAGCCTAAGCGACAACGAGAGCTCTTTCAAGCTTGGCTCCGCCAGAAAAACAAGTACACCCTACAGAAGCTCTATGACACCGG GCGGTAGTCGACCATCCAGTAGGCCAACTTCGAGACCAACATCCAGACCAACCAGTAGACCCGGAAGTAGGCCCGCATCCAGGCAAGGAAGCAAACCACCGAGTCGCTATGGTTCCACACAGTCGTTAGATAGCACTG aTGATTCGACCAATGTGAGCCGCATTCCACGTAGAACGGCAGTGAGCACGACAGGGAATACTCCCACTTCTAGCAGACACAATAGCGTGTCAGGAAAGCGCTTATCGGTGAACGGTTCGAGTTCACGACCTCGAACGCCCACCGGCCTGGTTAGTCCTGCCAGTGGTGTTCCAGCGAG gTTTGGCACGATCCATAGAGCTTCGAGCATTCCAACCCTGACTGGTGTCGGCACACCGATCAG CCGTTCGAGGATCCCCGTATATGTGGGCACGGATATAAAATCCCCACAATCGACGACCAGCAATATTTCCACTCATTCTACGCAAAGCAACTACTCGACGGTTTCTACCGATTCTACCGG GAGCAGCTCGATGTGTACAAATTCAGCAACTAACACCTCGTCGGCCGTTAAGCGAGCTAG AACAAGGACACCGTCCAGTGGGTCGAGCACGCCACTGCCGCCTTCTTTGAAACTATCCAGGAAACCTTCTGGAGCATCGGATACGTCCGTATCGACCACACCGGCCACTAAACGAAAAGGCAAACCAACGCCGATCGACCAACGGGCGCCATTCCGATTGTAG